In Halomicrobium zhouii, the sequence GCTCACGCAGCGGCCATCGAGGCCGGCGGCGGTGCCGAAGCGGTGATGCCCAGTTACGCGGCCGTCGACGGGTTCCCGGTCCACGGGACCAGGAAGTATCTGGGCGACCTGCTCGACGGCCTCGAGTTCGACGGCTTCGTCGTCTCGGACCACCACGGCGTCCGGATGCTCCACGACGACCACCAGGTGACGGGGTCGCTCCGCGAGAGCACCCTGGCCGCCGTCGGCGCGGGGATGGACGCCTTCCTCGACCAGCCCGCTGCTGGGACGTACGCAGACGCGCTCGTGGGCCTGGTCGAGTCGGGCGAAGTCGACGAGGAACGACTCGACGAGAGCGTCGCGCCCGTCCTCGAAGCGAAGTTCGAAAGCGGGCTGTTCGAGGACCCCTCCGTCGACCTGGAGCGAGCGAAAGAGACCCTGCGGACCGACGATCACCGCGAGGTGGCCCTCGACGCGGCCCGGGAGTCGATGACGCTGCTCCAGAACGAGGGAGAGGTCCTCCCGTTCGACCCGACCGTTTCGGAGGTGTTCGTCGCTGGCCCGAACGCCGACGACCTGGACCACCAGTTCGGCGGGTGGAGTCGGGGTGACAACGAGGACGGCGTCTCCATCCGCGATGGGGTCGCGGCAGTCACCGGCGACGAGACGTCGGTCACCTTCGAACAGGGCGCGACGATGACCGAATCCCGGGACCTCGACGCCGTCGCGCGGAAAGCCGCCAGCGCCGACGTCGCGGTGGTAGCGGTGGGCGAGAGCCAGTACATCCACGAGTTCGCCCTCGCGGAGAAGAGCGGCGAGACCGGCGAGTTCCCCACGCGCTCGCAACTCCACCTCCCCGATGCCCAGCGCGAACTCGTCGAGGCCGTCGTCGACAGCGGCACGCCCACTGCCGTCGTGCTGGTGACCGGTCGGCCGCTGGCCGTCGCGGACGTCGCCGACGCCGCACCGGCGCTGCTGATGGCCTACTACCCCGGCAGCGAGGGCGGGACGGCCGTCGCGGAGACGCTGTTCGGCGAGCACAATCCGTCGGGCACCCTCCCCATCTCGATGCCGCGCTCTGCGGGCCACCTCCCGACGCGGTTCAACCGCTCCCGCGACACCGACGTCGTCGGCCCGCACGAACATCCCGCCTCCTACGACCCGCTCTTTCCCTTCGGCCACGGCCTGAGCTACATCGACTTCACCGTCGAGGACCTCTCGCTGTCCGCCGAGACGGTGGCGCCCGACGAAACCGTCGAGGCCACGGTGACGGTCCGAAACGCGGGCCAACGACCGGGCGCGACCGCCGTCGACTGCTA encodes:
- a CDS encoding glycoside hydrolase family 3 N-terminal domain-containing protein — protein: MPTVPYRDPTEDVETRVADLLDRMTVEEKVGQLLVEPATGSVDEVVDTVTSNVDRHHLGQASPFGREDAPDTPEAMVEVANTIQAYAVEETRLGIPLLLISNAVHGNAYAKGAAVAPHNLGMAATRDPELLEEMASVTATELAVTGAHQNYDPICDVGREPRWGRVFETFGESPRLCGAMGAAKVRGYQGDGIAGEETVLATVKHFPAYGEPVRGEDGAVNELSESTFRRMHLRAHAAAIEAGGGAEAVMPSYAAVDGFPVHGTRKYLGDLLDGLEFDGFVVSDHHGVRMLHDDHQVTGSLRESTLAAVGAGMDAFLDQPAAGTYADALVGLVESGEVDEERLDESVAPVLEAKFESGLFEDPSVDLERAKETLRTDDHREVALDAARESMTLLQNEGEVLPFDPTVSEVFVAGPNADDLDHQFGGWSRGDNEDGVSIRDGVAAVTGDETSVTFEQGATMTESRDLDAVARKAASADVAVVAVGESQYIHEFALAEKSGETGEFPTRSQLHLPDAQRELVEAVVDSGTPTAVVLVTGRPLAVADVADAAPALLMAYYPGSEGGTAVAETLFGEHNPSGTLPISMPRSAGHLPTRFNRSRDTDVVGPHEHPASYDPLFPFGHGLSYIDFTVEDLSLSAETVAPDETVEATVTVRNAGQRPGATAVDCYVSDVQSSRVTPVRELADFARVELDAGDAAEVTLGVDVSDFGVRQPDGERVVEPGAFEVQIGDETARFAVAE